A genomic region of Nitrososphaerota archaeon contains the following coding sequences:
- the hisC gene encoding histidinol-phosphate transaminase: MRFRAFLQSFREYVWEPSDDEIASLVGLDVSKIRRFDLNTSPYTPTHWLKKLGSELEGVAVNRYPDTSYRALRKGLSKYLGVGEDCFVIANGGDEAFDIIAKVFLDAGSEVVISSPSYSMFRIVSEIMGARVVYVQRKEDFADDVDGLIKAVNDRTRLIFLCNPNNPTGNAVKRSDLLRILNECDVGVVVDEAYQDYGGESFVKLTERYSNLMVVRTFSKAFGLAGARLGYIVACEDTVRLLNKVRPPNSVDVITLKLAELALEDVEWVKLRVRDTLAERDRLISKISRLRGVKVYPSVANFFLVELLERVRDEVYLEMLKRGFVLRKLDDPVLRRCLRISVGLPKDNDALLEALREVL, translated from the coding sequence ATGCGGTTTAGAGCGTTTCTCCAGTCGTTTAGGGAGTATGTTTGGGAGCCTTCAGATGATGAAATCGCTTCGTTGGTGGGTTTGGATGTTTCTAAGATTAGGCGTTTTGACCTTAATACCTCACCATATACACCTACCCACTGGTTGAAGAAGCTGGGCTCTGAGTTGGAGGGTGTTGCTGTAAATCGTTATCCTGACACGTCATACCGTGCTTTACGTAAGGGGTTATCGAAGTATCTAGGTGTGGGTGAAGATTGTTTTGTTATAGCTAACGGTGGAGATGAAGCCTTTGATATAATCGCTAAAGTTTTCCTTGACGCTGGTTCCGAGGTAGTGATCTCTAGCCCATCTTATTCGATGTTTCGTATAGTGAGTGAGATTATGGGGGCTAGGGTGGTTTATGTGCAGCGAAAAGAAGATTTCGCTGATGATGTGGATGGGTTGATCAAGGCTGTTAACGATAGGACGAGGTTGATCTTTCTCTGTAACCCTAATAATCCAACGGGTAATGCTGTTAAAAGGTCTGATCTGCTACGTATTCTTAATGAGTGTGATGTAGGTGTGGTTGTCGATGAGGCTTATCAAGACTATGGTGGTGAATCGTTCGTCAAATTGACCGAGAGGTATAGCAATCTCATGGTCGTTCGGACGTTCTCGAAGGCGTTTGGGCTTGCTGGTGCTCGACTAGGTTATATTGTTGCTTGTGAAGATACTGTTCGGCTGCTCAATAAGGTTAGGCCCCCTAACAGTGTTGATGTGATTACTTTAAAGCTGGCTGAGTTGGCGCTGGAGGATGTTGAATGGGTTAAGCTTAGAGTCAGAGATACTCTGGCTGAGCGTGACCGTCTGATCTCCAAGATAAGTAGGCTGCGTGGTGTGAAAGTCTACCCTAGCGTAGCTAACTTCTTCCTAGTCGAGTTGTTAGAGCGGGTTAGGGATGAGGTTTACTTGGAGATGTTAAAGCGGGGGTTTGTGCTTCGTAAGCTTGACGACCCAGTTCTTAGAAGGTGTCTGCGAATTTCGGTTGGGTTGCCTAAAGATAACGATGCTCTGCTTGAAGCGTTACGTGAGGTTCTTTAA